From a single Pseudomonas serboccidentalis genomic region:
- a CDS encoding SDR family oxidoreductase codes for MSSAQPLKVALVTGAGSGIGRSVALGLMADGYTVVLAGRRPEPLQELVERAAVEGHQALAVPTDVRDPASVDGLFATIAQVYGRLDVVFNNAGVNAPAVPLDELTFEQWRNVIDTNLNGVFLCARGAFGLMRRQQPQGGRIINNGSISAHTPRPFSSAYTASKHAVLGLTKSLALDGREFNIACSQIDIGNALTEMSVRMTKGVRQANGTVAVEPMVDVKHVADAVRYIAGLPLSANVLNMTVMATAMPFAGRG; via the coding sequence ATGTCGAGCGCTCAACCTCTGAAAGTAGCCTTGGTGACCGGTGCCGGTAGCGGAATCGGCCGCTCCGTGGCCCTTGGCCTGATGGCCGACGGTTACACCGTGGTACTCGCCGGACGCCGACCGGAACCGCTGCAGGAACTCGTCGAGAGGGCAGCAGTGGAAGGACACCAGGCGTTGGCGGTGCCCACTGATGTGCGCGACCCGGCGAGTGTCGATGGGCTGTTTGCAACCATAGCCCAAGTGTATGGACGCCTTGACGTCGTCTTCAACAATGCCGGGGTGAACGCCCCTGCCGTGCCCCTGGATGAACTGACATTCGAACAGTGGCGCAACGTGATCGACACCAATCTCAACGGTGTTTTTCTCTGCGCCCGTGGTGCGTTCGGGCTGATGCGCCGGCAACAACCGCAGGGCGGTCGGATTATCAATAACGGCTCAATCTCGGCCCATACGCCACGGCCGTTCAGCAGCGCTTACACCGCCAGCAAACACGCTGTTCTCGGGCTGACGAAGTCCTTGGCCCTGGATGGTCGAGAATTCAACATCGCCTGCAGCCAGATCGATATCGGCAACGCTCTGACCGAAATGTCGGTGCGCATGACCAAGGGCGTGCGACAGGCCAACGGCACTGTCGCCGTGGAGCCGATGGTCGACGTCAAGCATGTCGCCGATGCCGTGCGCTATATCGCTGGCCTGCCACTGTCGGCCAACGTCCTGAACATGACGGTCATGGCCACGGCCATGCCTTTTGCCGGCCGTGGTTAA
- a CDS encoding amino acid ABC transporter substrate-binding protein: MNVKPIKSNPLLLVCILALLPVMAHGSTLERIRTSNTFTLGYLPDFAPFSYQAADKASGYAIDLCLKIAEKVKSELALPALKIQYQPVSLNDEINAVNSGQVDILCTPTPPTLARRKQVSYSVPIYTAGLSAVVRQDASEALLNVLNGKVAHTGPTWRATANLGLSNQTYAAIAGGVTETWIHQQMRLLGVVATLVTVENAEAGLKLVADGKANAFFAERMVLKHLLGSNYPAAHLVVLERIFEYAPTAMALDRNDEDFRLLVDTALSEIYRSGEIEQAYDKYLDGAGATAKKLFKIYAIP; encoded by the coding sequence ATGAACGTGAAACCGATCAAGTCCAACCCTCTGCTACTCGTCTGCATACTGGCGCTGCTGCCGGTAATGGCTCATGGCAGCACGCTTGAGCGCATACGCACGAGCAATACTTTCACCCTCGGTTACTTGCCTGACTTCGCGCCGTTCAGCTATCAGGCCGCCGATAAAGCCAGCGGATATGCCATCGATCTCTGTCTGAAAATAGCCGAGAAGGTCAAGAGCGAACTGGCTTTGCCCGCGTTGAAGATTCAGTACCAGCCTGTGTCTCTCAATGACGAAATCAATGCCGTCAACTCGGGGCAGGTCGACATTCTCTGTACACCGACCCCACCGACACTGGCGCGGCGCAAGCAGGTCAGCTACTCGGTGCCGATCTACACCGCCGGTCTCTCGGCAGTGGTGCGCCAGGATGCATCCGAGGCTTTGCTCAATGTGCTCAATGGCAAGGTGGCTCATACCGGGCCAACGTGGCGCGCCACTGCGAACCTTGGCCTGTCCAATCAAACGTATGCTGCCATCGCGGGCGGTGTCACCGAGACGTGGATACACCAGCAGATGCGATTGCTCGGGGTGGTGGCTACTCTGGTCACCGTAGAGAACGCCGAGGCAGGTCTCAAGCTGGTTGCCGATGGCAAAGCCAATGCGTTCTTCGCTGAACGCATGGTGCTCAAGCACCTGCTGGGCAGCAATTACCCCGCAGCCCACCTGGTGGTGCTGGAGCGGATTTTCGAGTACGCACCGACGGCAATGGCGCTGGATCGAAACGACGAAGATTTCCGTTTGCTGGTCGACACCGCGCTGAGCGAAATATACCGCTCCGGCGAGATCGAGCAGGCGTACGACAAATACCTGGATGGCGCCGGCGCCACGGCGAAGAAGCTGTTCAAGATCTACGCGATACCCTGA
- a CDS encoding glucose/quinate/shikimate family membrane-bound PQQ-dependent dehydrogenase, whose amino-acid sequence MKQSQRLSGISTFILVGLGVIIALLGLALAAGGVKLVSLGGSWYFLVGGLVMAVSGLLIARFKTAGAWLFAAFLVGTAIWAVSDAGLVFWPVFSRLFMFSAVGLAVTLVYPLLKRATGGVPGRGAYGVAAALAVALAVAAGNMFVAHPTVAATGTGPGLTPVEPANAQKDWAHYGNTEGGSRFAALDQINRNNVDKLKVAWTYHTGDIAESDGNGAEDQLTPLQIGNKVFICTPHNNLIALDADTGKELWKNAINAQSKVWQRCRGMAYFDATKAIAQPSNSSIIEAKPAPPAANCQRRLLTNTIDARLIAVDADTGEFCQGFGNNGQVDLKAGLGDVPDSYYQLSSAPLMAGTTVVVGGRVADNVQTDMPGGVIRGFDVITGAMRWAFDPGNPQDKKAPADGSTYVRSTPNSWAPMSYDPATNTVFLPMGSSSTDIYGVERSKLDHTYGASILALDATTGDERWVFQTVHNDLWDFDLPMQPSLIDFDKDGKTVPALVIGTKAGQIYVLDRATGKPLTEVKEVPVKAANIPNEPYSPTQPKSVGMPQIGAQHLTESDMWGATPYDQLLCRIDFKSMRYDGLYTAPGTDKSLSFPGSLGGMNWGSISTDPVHGFIFVNDMRLGLWIQMIPSQNKAQASSGGEALNTGMGAVPLKGTPYAVNKNRFLSVAGIPCQAPPFGTLTAIDMKTQKVAWQVPVGTVEDTGPLGIRMHLPIKIGLPTLGGTLSTQGGLIFIAGTQDFYLRAFNSGNGEEVWKARLPVGSQGGPMTYVSPKTGKQYIVVTAGGARQSTDRGDYVMAYALP is encoded by the coding sequence GTGAAGCAGAGTCAACGCCTCTCAGGCATATCAACATTCATTCTGGTCGGGCTGGGCGTGATCATCGCCCTGCTCGGCTTGGCACTTGCTGCTGGCGGCGTGAAATTGGTCAGCCTGGGAGGGTCCTGGTACTTCCTGGTGGGTGGGCTGGTGATGGCCGTTTCCGGTCTGCTGATCGCTCGCTTCAAAACGGCCGGCGCGTGGTTGTTCGCAGCCTTCCTGGTGGGCACGGCGATCTGGGCAGTGAGTGATGCCGGGCTGGTGTTCTGGCCGGTGTTCTCGCGCCTGTTCATGTTCAGCGCCGTTGGCCTGGCGGTGACGCTGGTCTACCCACTGCTCAAGCGTGCCACCGGTGGCGTGCCGGGGCGCGGCGCTTATGGCGTTGCCGCCGCATTGGCCGTGGCGCTGGCCGTTGCAGCAGGCAATATGTTCGTGGCGCACCCGACGGTTGCTGCTACCGGCACGGGCCCGGGCCTGACACCTGTCGAGCCAGCCAACGCGCAAAAGGACTGGGCACATTACGGTAATACCGAGGGCGGCAGCCGCTTTGCTGCGCTGGACCAGATCAACCGTAACAACGTCGACAAGTTGAAAGTGGCGTGGACCTACCACACCGGTGACATCGCCGAGAGCGATGGCAACGGCGCGGAAGACCAGCTCACCCCGCTGCAGATCGGCAACAAGGTGTTCATCTGCACCCCGCACAACAACCTGATCGCACTGGATGCCGACACCGGCAAAGAGCTGTGGAAGAACGCGATCAACGCCCAGTCCAAAGTCTGGCAGCGTTGCCGTGGCATGGCTTATTTCGATGCCACCAAGGCCATCGCTCAGCCGAGCAACTCGAGCATCATCGAAGCCAAACCTGCACCACCGGCCGCCAACTGCCAGCGCCGTCTGCTGACCAACACCATCGATGCGCGCCTGATCGCGGTCGATGCCGACACCGGCGAGTTTTGCCAGGGTTTCGGCAACAACGGTCAGGTCGATCTGAAGGCCGGTCTGGGTGATGTCCCGGACAGCTACTACCAGCTCTCCTCCGCTCCGCTGATGGCCGGCACCACCGTGGTGGTGGGCGGTCGCGTGGCCGACAACGTGCAAACCGACATGCCGGGCGGCGTGATCCGTGGTTTTGACGTGATCACCGGCGCCATGCGCTGGGCATTCGACCCGGGCAACCCGCAGGACAAAAAGGCCCCGGCCGACGGCAGCACCTATGTGCGCAGCACGCCGAACAGCTGGGCGCCGATGTCCTACGACCCGGCGACCAACACCGTGTTCCTGCCGATGGGCAGCTCGTCCACCGACATCTACGGTGTCGAGCGCAGCAAACTCGATCACACCTACGGCGCTTCGATCCTGGCGCTGGACGCCACCACCGGCGATGAGCGCTGGGTATTCCAGACCGTGCACAACGACCTCTGGGACTTCGACCTGCCGATGCAGCCGAGCCTGATCGACTTCGACAAGGACGGTAAAACCGTTCCGGCGCTGGTCATCGGCACCAAGGCCGGGCAGATCTACGTGCTCGATCGTGCCACCGGCAAGCCACTGACCGAGGTTAAAGAAGTACCGGTCAAAGCCGCGAACATCCCGAACGAACCGTACTCGCCAACCCAGCCGAAATCGGTGGGCATGCCGCAGATCGGTGCTCAGCACCTGACCGAATCCGACATGTGGGGCGCAACGCCGTACGACCAGTTGCTGTGCCGGATCGATTTCAAATCGATGCGTTATGACGGCCTGTACACCGCGCCGGGTACCGACAAATCGCTGAGTTTCCCGGGGTCGCTGGGTGGCATGAACTGGGGCAGCATCTCCACTGACCCGGTCCACGGCTTCATCTTCGTCAACGACATGCGCCTGGGTCTGTGGATTCAGATGATCCCGTCGCAGAACAAGGCTCAAGCGTCTTCCGGTGGTGAAGCGCTGAACACCGGCATGGGCGCCGTGCCGCTCAAAGGCACGCCGTATGCGGTGAACAAGAACCGCTTCCTGTCGGTTGCCGGCATTCCTTGCCAGGCGCCGCCGTTCGGCACCCTGACCGCCATCGACATGAAGACCCAGAAAGTCGCCTGGCAGGTGCCGGTCGGCACCGTTGAAGACACCGGTCCACTGGGCATCCGCATGCACCTGCCGATCAAGATCGGTCTGCCAACCCTCGGCGGCACCCTGTCGACCCAAGGTGGCTTGATCTTCATCGCCGGTACTCAGGACTTCTACCTGCGCGCCTTCAACAGCGGCAACGGTGAAGAGGTGTGGAAAGCGCGTCTGCCCGTCGGCAGTCAGGGCGGCCCGATGACCTACGTCTCGCCGAAAACCGGCAAGCAGTACATCGTCGTCACCGCCGGTGGTGCACGTCAGTCGACCGATCGCGGCGACTACGTGATGGCCTACGCCTTGCCGTAA
- a CDS encoding MFS transporter has translation MSNTHTSQTTAAPLIAGARDSVLPQRLPSRRRWFMLSLLLIATIINYIDRVNISIAAPFMAKDLGLDKIEMGLIFSAFAWTYALALVPAGFIADRFGSRFTYGVSLISWSTVTVCQGFATGFASLFGLRLAVGAMEAPAFPANSRAVTVWFPARERGLASSIYVCGQYLGTALFTGALLWLATTFDWRHVFYSTGALGVVFGVLWLYLYRDPLNCKKVSKEELTYIEAGGGLVKSSQERTRFNWRQIAELFSYRQIWAICIGKFASTSALYFFLTWFPTYLIEERKLTMIKAGIFAVMPFVGATVGILLAGIVSDLLIRRGYSMSFARKLPLVIGSMLGMSIVLVNFTDSNVICIAVLTVAFFAQGIASSSWAAVSEVAPKELIGLTGGITSLAANIGGIVTPIVIGAIVHATGSFAWAFWFIGGVALIGTLSYSLLLGRLYRIELKAS, from the coding sequence ATGTCGAACACCCACACCTCCCAGACCACCGCTGCGCCGTTGATTGCCGGTGCGCGAGACAGCGTACTGCCTCAGCGGCTGCCGTCGCGGCGCCGTTGGTTCATGCTCTCTTTGCTGCTGATTGCGACGATCATCAATTACATCGACCGGGTAAACATTTCGATTGCAGCACCGTTCATGGCCAAGGACCTGGGCCTGGACAAGATCGAAATGGGCCTGATTTTTTCGGCCTTCGCCTGGACGTACGCTCTGGCCCTGGTGCCGGCAGGTTTTATAGCCGACCGCTTCGGTTCACGTTTCACCTACGGTGTCTCGCTGATCAGTTGGTCGACGGTCACCGTCTGCCAGGGATTTGCCACGGGGTTTGCCTCACTGTTCGGCCTGCGACTGGCCGTCGGCGCCATGGAGGCTCCGGCGTTTCCGGCCAACAGTCGTGCAGTCACCGTGTGGTTTCCGGCACGCGAGCGCGGTTTGGCCAGCAGTATCTATGTTTGCGGCCAGTACCTGGGCACGGCGTTGTTTACCGGTGCGCTGTTATGGCTGGCCACGACCTTTGACTGGCGCCACGTCTTCTACAGCACTGGCGCGCTCGGTGTTGTCTTTGGTGTGCTGTGGCTTTATCTGTATCGCGATCCGCTGAACTGCAAGAAAGTCAGTAAAGAAGAGCTGACCTATATCGAAGCCGGCGGTGGACTGGTCAAGAGCAGTCAGGAACGCACCCGCTTCAACTGGCGGCAAATCGCCGAGCTGTTCAGCTACCGGCAGATCTGGGCGATTTGCATCGGCAAATTTGCCAGCACCTCTGCACTGTATTTTTTCCTCACCTGGTTCCCGACCTACCTGATCGAAGAACGCAAGCTGACCATGATCAAGGCCGGGATTTTTGCCGTGATGCCTTTCGTGGGCGCGACCGTTGGCATCCTTCTCGCCGGTATCGTTTCCGACCTGCTGATCCGTCGCGGTTATTCGATGTCCTTCGCGCGCAAATTGCCCCTGGTCATTGGCTCGATGCTGGGAATGTCCATCGTTCTGGTGAATTTCACTGACTCCAACGTGATCTGCATTGCCGTATTGACCGTTGCTTTCTTCGCTCAAGGGATCGCTTCGTCTTCATGGGCTGCGGTGTCGGAAGTGGCGCCCAAGGAACTCATTGGACTCACCGGCGGCATCACCAGTCTGGCCGCAAATATCGGCGGCATCGTCACGCCGATCGTGATTGGCGCGATCGTCCACGCCACAGGTTCGTTCGCCTGGGCCTTCTGGTTCATTGGTGGTGTCGCACTGATCGGTACCCTTTCCTACTCGCTACTGCTCGGCCGGTTGTACCGCATCGAATTGAAGGCGAGCTGA
- a CDS encoding carbohydrate porin — translation MFRFTQSGWFNGVLLGLTCSAALPAFADTDSNLLTRNTLTGDWGGLRHQMDEDGIKFTGDYTGEMAYNANGGLHRSARYSQNIKLGVQFDLSKLYGVDNAGKVQLTINDRRGNSASEDLVGNRLPIQENYGGLYTRLTELSYERSLFTPALNVKLGYMAMGNDLGGLDSGILCNFMNAGFCGHPLNMSGGSGWTNYPNAHLGVRVKYDLSPSWQLRVAAFNVDPESNGNSSRAWHLGPKHTTGTVVPIELVYKHAGELPGEYKVGYYYDSSDVKRIGSDKDVSGRGGHYLLIDQAVWRSPSSEGRSLHAFGQYSAASEAASPFSKWYGTGLVLYKPFEGRPRDTVALGYGRAVPNPRSRDVQQDAALANGTQLPNLDSGEQLIELGYGYQATPWLTLRPNMQYIIEPGAFSGQDIDNALVFGLQVKAAL, via the coding sequence ATGTTTCGTTTTACTCAATCCGGCTGGTTCAACGGCGTGCTGTTGGGCCTGACTTGCAGCGCCGCTCTGCCCGCCTTCGCCGACACTGATTCGAACCTGCTGACCCGCAATACCCTGACCGGCGACTGGGGCGGCCTGCGCCACCAGATGGACGAAGACGGCATCAAGTTCACCGGCGATTACACCGGTGAAATGGCCTACAACGCCAACGGCGGCCTGCACCGTTCAGCGCGCTACTCGCAGAACATCAAGCTCGGCGTGCAGTTCGACCTGAGCAAACTGTATGGCGTGGACAACGCCGGCAAAGTGCAGCTGACCATCAACGACCGACGCGGCAACAGTGCCTCCGAAGATCTGGTCGGCAACCGTCTGCCGATCCAGGAAAACTACGGCGGCCTCTACACCCGCCTGACCGAGCTCAGCTACGAGCGCAGCCTGTTCACCCCGGCGCTCAACGTGAAGCTGGGTTACATGGCCATGGGCAATGACCTCGGCGGCCTCGACAGCGGCATTCTGTGCAACTTCATGAACGCCGGTTTCTGCGGCCATCCGCTGAACATGTCCGGCGGCAGCGGCTGGACCAACTACCCCAACGCCCACCTGGGCGTGCGCGTGAAGTACGACTTGTCGCCGTCCTGGCAGTTGCGTGTGGCCGCGTTCAATGTCGATCCCGAGAGCAACGGCAACTCCAGCCGCGCCTGGCATCTGGGCCCGAAACACACCACCGGGACCGTGGTGCCGATCGAGCTGGTGTACAAACACGCCGGTGAGTTGCCCGGTGAGTACAAGGTTGGTTACTACTACGACAGCTCTGATGTGAAACGCATCGGCAGCGACAAAGACGTCTCCGGCCGTGGCGGTCATTACCTGCTGATCGACCAGGCGGTGTGGCGTTCGCCGTCGTCCGAGGGCCGCAGTCTGCACGCCTTCGGCCAGTACTCGGCGGCCAGCGAAGCGGCGTCGCCGTTCAGCAAGTGGTACGGCACCGGTCTGGTGTTGTACAAACCGTTCGAAGGTCGCCCGCGTGACACCGTTGCGCTGGGCTACGGCCGCGCTGTGCCCAACCCGCGCAGCCGCGATGTGCAGCAGGACGCCGCGCTGGCCAACGGTACGCAGTTGCCAAATCTGGACAGTGGCGAGCAATTGATCGAACTCGGCTACGGCTATCAGGCCACACCTTGGCTGACATTGCGCCCGAACATGCAATACATCATCGAACCGGGTGCGTTTTCCGGGCAGGACATCGACAACGCGTTGGTGTTTGGTTTGCAGGTGAAAGCTGCGCTCTGA
- a CDS encoding fumarylacetoacetate hydrolase family protein, translating to MNMTEYVFTPDLPVTLPVVGSDQRFPVGRVFCVGRNYPWPDTQGQSRQPPVFFMKPASNVVDAVGEVPFPPLTEEFVHEIELVVAIGEGGADIPESEALAYVWGYAAGLDLTRRDVQRLAKSNGLPWEGAKVFDGAAPMTAIVPANRAGRPDGELWLTVNGQERQRDSLDNQIWSVSEVISRISQSVTLKAGDLIMTGSPAGVDVLQPGNIINAGIDGIGQLEMRVGPRT from the coding sequence ATGAACATGACCGAGTATGTTTTTACCCCGGATCTGCCAGTGACCTTGCCGGTAGTCGGCAGTGACCAGCGTTTTCCCGTCGGCCGGGTGTTTTGCGTCGGCCGTAATTACCCCTGGCCAGACACTCAGGGGCAATCCCGTCAGCCTCCGGTATTTTTCATGAAGCCGGCGAGCAACGTGGTGGACGCCGTTGGTGAAGTGCCATTCCCGCCTCTGACCGAAGAGTTTGTTCACGAAATCGAACTGGTCGTGGCCATCGGTGAAGGTGGCGCGGATATTCCAGAGAGCGAAGCGTTGGCCTATGTATGGGGTTACGCCGCCGGCCTCGACCTGACCCGTCGCGACGTGCAGCGCCTTGCCAAAAGCAACGGTTTGCCGTGGGAAGGTGCCAAGGTTTTCGACGGTGCCGCACCGATGACCGCGATCGTGCCCGCCAACCGGGCAGGACGTCCCGACGGAGAGTTGTGGCTGACGGTAAACGGTCAGGAGCGTCAGCGCGACAGCCTCGACAACCAGATCTGGTCGGTCAGTGAAGTGATCAGCCGAATCTCCCAATCGGTGACCCTGAAGGCCGGCGATCTGATCATGACCGGCAGCCCGGCTGGCGTCGATGTGCTGCAACCGGGCAACATCATCAACGCCGGCATCGACGGTATCGGCCAACTCGAAATGCGCGTCGGCCCGCGGACTTGA
- a CDS encoding 2-hydroxyacid dehydrogenase, with translation MKPEVLQLSPILIPEINARLSELFTVRRYFEQADKAAYLHEHGANIRGVITGGHTGISQALMAQLPKLEVVAVNGVGTDAVDLAYARDRGIRVTATIGALTEDVADLAIGLLIAVCRGLCTSDRYVRSGQWPQSPTPLAPLPLARQVCGMRIGIVGMGRVGRAVAVRAAAFGCPISYTDLQPMSDVSHTFVADLKQLARDSDALILAAAADKAEAIIDAHVLQALGKDGYLINVARGKLVNEVDLVAALTAGEIAGAALDVFVDEPNVPEALFANEQVVLQPHRASATLQTRTRMGEMVVASLLDSFAGKTPKGCVTG, from the coding sequence ATGAAGCCAGAAGTCTTGCAGCTCAGCCCGATCCTGATTCCTGAAATCAACGCTCGTCTCAGCGAACTGTTTACGGTCCGACGTTATTTCGAGCAGGCTGACAAAGCGGCGTATTTGCATGAGCACGGAGCCAATATCCGTGGCGTGATCACGGGTGGCCATACAGGGATCAGCCAGGCGCTGATGGCACAGCTGCCGAAACTGGAAGTGGTGGCCGTCAATGGCGTCGGCACGGATGCGGTGGACCTGGCCTACGCCCGGGATCGCGGAATTCGTGTTACTGCAACCATCGGCGCGCTGACCGAAGACGTGGCCGATCTGGCGATCGGCTTATTGATCGCGGTGTGTCGCGGTCTGTGCACCAGCGACCGTTATGTGCGCTCCGGCCAGTGGCCGCAGAGCCCGACGCCGCTGGCCCCGCTGCCACTGGCCCGGCAGGTTTGCGGCATGCGCATCGGTATCGTTGGCATGGGCCGGGTCGGCCGCGCCGTGGCGGTGCGGGCTGCTGCGTTTGGTTGCCCGATCAGTTACACCGATCTGCAACCGATGAGCGACGTCAGCCACACCTTCGTGGCTGACCTCAAGCAACTGGCCCGCGACAGCGATGCCTTGATACTGGCAGCCGCCGCCGACAAAGCCGAGGCGATAATCGACGCACACGTGTTGCAGGCACTGGGCAAAGATGGATACCTGATCAACGTGGCGCGAGGCAAACTGGTCAACGAAGTGGATCTGGTGGCAGCACTGACGGCCGGAGAGATTGCCGGCGCGGCGCTGGATGTGTTTGTCGACGAGCCGAACGTGCCAGAGGCCCTCTTTGCCAACGAACAAGTGGTGTTGCAACCCCATCGCGCCAGCGCGACGCTGCAGACACGCACGCGAATGGGCGAGATGGTCGTGGCGAGCCTGCTGGACAGCTTTGCCGGAAAAACGCCAAAAGGATGTGTCACCGGCTAG
- a CDS encoding bestrophin family protein — translation MKAAIAKKYRLIIKTMGYVGWSLFWLLLWDIAVTVDFMLFLNAKINLPLMPLTLLGSALVVLISFRNSSAYNRWWEARTLWGTMINSSRSFARQVLTLLDDPDSEVNPLKATLLRRHVAYVNCLAAHLQGQPCPEEVRAFIPADEFARSGTTNNFSNDILTGSASLLAREYKAGRLDSIRLARLESTMVDLSNSQGGMERIANTPLPYPYVYFPRLFISLFCLIVPVGLVESLGWFTPLASTVVGFMLLAIERIGTDLQSPFRHSEHQIQMEALCETIEKNLQSMQRDSLGDVRRVVETA, via the coding sequence TTGAAAGCTGCCATCGCCAAAAAATACCGTTTGATCATCAAAACCATGGGCTATGTCGGCTGGTCGCTGTTCTGGTTGTTGCTCTGGGACATCGCCGTCACCGTCGACTTCATGTTGTTTCTCAACGCCAAGATCAATCTGCCGCTGATGCCCCTGACATTGCTCGGGTCGGCGCTGGTGGTGTTGATCAGTTTCCGCAACAGCAGTGCCTACAACCGTTGGTGGGAAGCGCGAACGTTGTGGGGCACGATGATCAACAGCTCCCGCAGCTTCGCCCGGCAGGTGCTGACGCTGCTGGATGACCCCGATAGCGAAGTGAATCCGCTCAAGGCGACGCTGTTGCGCCGCCATGTAGCGTATGTCAATTGCCTCGCGGCGCATCTGCAAGGCCAGCCTTGCCCGGAGGAAGTCCGCGCCTTCATCCCGGCGGATGAGTTCGCCCGCAGCGGCACCACCAACAACTTTTCCAACGACATCCTCACCGGTTCTGCGTCCTTGCTGGCCCGGGAATACAAGGCCGGGCGCCTGGACAGCATTCGTCTGGCACGGCTGGAATCGACGATGGTCGATCTGTCCAACAGCCAGGGCGGGATGGAGCGCATCGCCAATACCCCGCTGCCCTACCCTTACGTGTATTTCCCGCGCCTGTTTATTTCGCTGTTCTGCCTGATTGTGCCGGTGGGCCTGGTGGAATCGCTGGGTTGGTTCACCCCGCTCGCCTCGACGGTGGTGGGCTTTATGCTGCTGGCCATCGAACGCATCGGCACCGACCTGCAAAGCCCGTTTCGCCATAGCGAACACCAGATCCAGATGGAAGCCCTGTGCGAAACCATCGAGAAAAACCTGCAGTCGATGCAGCGCGATTCGTTGGGGGATGTGCGCAGGGTTGTAGAGACTGCTTGA
- a CDS encoding winged helix-turn-helix transcriptional regulator, which produces MKKLSKEDIRSHCAVNYGVEIFGDRWSLLIIRDIVFVGKKTYGQFLKSEEGIASNVLASRLAFLEGQGVLSKAPNPDDRRKDFYTLTEKGLDLIPIVLNIVLWSAKHDSKSYARDLGEFVTRLSQNPTQVSEELKALVRNGGCMFPESQA; this is translated from the coding sequence ATGAAAAAACTATCGAAAGAAGACATTCGCTCCCATTGCGCTGTGAACTATGGCGTTGAGATTTTTGGCGACCGATGGTCGCTGCTGATCATTCGCGACATCGTTTTCGTGGGTAAGAAAACGTATGGCCAGTTCCTGAAATCGGAAGAGGGCATCGCGTCCAACGTCCTTGCTTCCCGCCTTGCCTTTCTCGAGGGGCAAGGCGTTCTGTCGAAAGCACCCAACCCCGACGACCGGCGCAAGGATTTCTACACGCTGACGGAGAAAGGCCTGGATCTCATTCCCATCGTCCTCAACATCGTGCTTTGGAGCGCGAAGCACGATTCGAAGTCATACGCACGGGACCTCGGTGAGTTCGTGACTCGACTAAGTCAGAACCCAACGCAGGTGAGTGAGGAATTGAAGGCGCTGGTGCGCAATGGCGGATGCATGTTTCCTGAGAGCCAGGCGTGA
- a CDS encoding helix-turn-helix transcriptional regulator → MSSPSRVPTYVMQQRSELTDFYIRDKKGRRAETSPHRHEYFQIQINLGGDTVQHIGNAVRPFPRNTLAFILPHRVHVIPHPADSNFIVINFSQTFLLPHLQCDPMDLEEVSILLAPELSPFRFQEHLDFILGDEDFSRLCLLIEQMRTLDENRQFGTREMLKGLLLQLIGRVCFLYAEPLKRLAEENAAEASRRDALSRMFEYLRKNIADPDLNLIKVAAATYLSPTYLTHWLRKEIGKTFTELVLERRMHTARNYLLNGTRPVGEVARLCGFADEAYFSRRFRQIHGQPPGQFRRRQLNPDTPQSALNT, encoded by the coding sequence ATGTCGTCACCCAGCCGTGTCCCCACCTATGTCATGCAGCAACGTAGTGAGCTCACCGACTTTTACATTCGCGACAAAAAGGGTCGACGCGCCGAGACCAGCCCGCATCGGCATGAGTACTTCCAGATTCAGATCAACCTAGGCGGCGACACCGTGCAGCACATTGGTAACGCTGTGCGACCGTTTCCGCGCAATACCCTGGCCTTTATCCTGCCGCATCGCGTGCATGTGATCCCGCATCCGGCGGACAGCAACTTCATCGTGATCAACTTTTCCCAAACCTTCCTGTTGCCACATTTGCAGTGCGACCCGATGGACCTTGAGGAGGTGTCGATTCTTCTGGCACCTGAGTTGTCACCGTTCCGCTTTCAGGAGCATCTGGACTTTATTCTGGGGGATGAGGATTTCAGCAGGCTCTGTCTCTTGATCGAACAAATGCGCACCCTGGATGAAAACCGTCAGTTCGGTACGCGCGAAATGCTCAAGGGTTTGTTATTGCAACTGATAGGCCGCGTCTGTTTTCTGTATGCCGAGCCGCTCAAACGCCTGGCAGAGGAAAATGCGGCTGAAGCCAGTCGACGCGATGCGCTGAGCCGCATGTTTGAGTATCTGCGCAAGAACATTGCCGATCCCGATCTCAACCTGATCAAGGTGGCGGCTGCGACCTATCTGTCACCAACGTACCTGACCCACTGGTTACGCAAGGAAATCGGCAAGACGTTTACCGAACTGGTGCTTGAACGCAGGATGCACACGGCGCGTAATTACCTGCTCAATGGCACACGCCCGGTGGGTGAGGTGGCGAGGTTATGCGGCTTCGCGGATGAAGCTTATTTTTCCCGGCGCTTTCGTCAGATTCATGGACAGCCTCCCGGGCAATTCCGACGCCGGCAACTCAACCCTGACACGCCGCAGTCAGCCTTGAACACCTGA